The genomic segment TACCGGTAGCACTCTAATTAGTGACAGTTATTGCATGGGTATCGTAAAAATGCGATACATTGTCGTCATCGAGAAGGCCGATAAGGACTATGGTGCCTACGTTCCCGACCTGCCGGACTATGTGGCAGTGGGTGAGACTGGGGAAGAAGTGCTCAGATTGATCCGCTGC from the Candidatus Neomarinimicrobiota bacterium genome contains:
- a CDS encoding type II toxin-antitoxin system HicB family antitoxin; this translates as MRYIVVIEKADKDYGAYVPDLPDYVAVGETGEEVLRLIRCLEFCDHQTKMPAPRFGVLQV